A single Pedobacter sp. PACM 27299 DNA region contains:
- a CDS encoding FecR family protein: protein MDDLKKLYHKFLLKQCTREELQELMDHFHLQGEDTELNELILAQLQSEEGLEDELQDSEAVNLVLNHNRESIHKKINKELVLKPSSWRIYLRAAAVLGLITACSWYFFSANSAHQLSGNKILASGDIGPGSTRARLTLSNGESIDLENASDGEVVSKNGESYAKILGGKLTCLLQSEDHNDTAYNTITTPKGGTYELVTPDGSKIWLNAASELKFPTTFAAGKRVVELKGEAYFEIAKDKKRPFIVKTAGQETEVLGTHFNINNYEDELATTTTLLEGSVRVHSLNAKGKVLLSPGQQSVLKGQQLKVQKADESAAMDWMKGKIVFKNEKLTSIMRKVSRWYGVEVQIKGDIGDLEFWGAVSRNNNLSSILNYLKETEDLDYAINGKSVTIFKKKPILKNRF, encoded by the coding sequence ATGGATGATTTAAAAAAACTATATCATAAATTCCTTTTAAAACAATGTACCCGGGAGGAACTTCAGGAGTTAATGGATCATTTTCATTTACAAGGGGAAGATACAGAATTGAACGAGTTGATTCTCGCTCAATTGCAATCGGAGGAAGGGCTGGAAGATGAGCTGCAAGATAGTGAAGCGGTTAACCTGGTGCTAAACCATAACCGGGAATCAATCCATAAAAAAATCAATAAAGAACTGGTGCTAAAGCCATCATCATGGCGCATTTACCTTAGAGCCGCTGCTGTTCTCGGACTGATCACGGCATGTTCCTGGTATTTCTTTAGCGCAAACTCAGCTCATCAACTATCAGGTAATAAAATCCTGGCTTCCGGAGATATTGGTCCAGGAAGTACAAGGGCTAGGCTTACACTCAGTAATGGGGAATCAATTGACCTTGAAAATGCGAGCGATGGTGAGGTAGTCAGTAAAAACGGAGAAAGCTATGCTAAAATCCTAGGGGGAAAATTAACCTGTCTGCTGCAGTCTGAGGACCACAATGATACCGCCTACAATACCATTACTACGCCTAAAGGAGGAACGTATGAACTGGTGACGCCAGATGGCAGTAAGATCTGGCTGAATGCTGCTTCTGAACTCAAGTTTCCAACCACATTTGCTGCGGGAAAACGCGTAGTGGAGTTGAAAGGCGAGGCTTATTTTGAGATTGCCAAAGATAAAAAACGGCCTTTCATCGTGAAAACTGCAGGCCAGGAAACAGAAGTTTTAGGAACCCATTTCAATATCAATAATTATGAAGATGAGCTGGCCACCACGACCACTTTATTGGAAGGCTCAGTTCGTGTACATTCCTTAAACGCAAAAGGAAAGGTATTGCTCAGTCCAGGACAACAATCCGTATTAAAAGGGCAGCAGCTGAAAGTGCAAAAAGCAGATGAATCTGCAGCGATGGACTGGATGAAGGGGAAAATTGTCTTTAAAAATGAAAAACTGACCAGCATCATGCGTAAAGTTTCCAGGTGGTATGGGGTAGAAGTTCAGATCAAAGGAGATATAGGCGATCTGGAATTCTGGGGCGCTGTTTCCCGCAACAACAACCTTTCTTCGATTTTAAACTATTTGAAAGAAACTGAGGACCTCGACTATGCCATCAACGGTAAAAGCGTCACTATTTTCAAAAAGAAACCAATACTAAAAAATAGATTTTAA
- a CDS encoding DUF6266 family protein, which translates to MAKFIAGPFGYPSGKIGNSVFYMLNGQLVCRAIGKPGKPSLKQLANRQAMAVTMQLLNPMADFINVSFKLEAEGTFKNPHNIATSYNKKAALTGSYPNISVDYAKVVLSKGSLEMAKHLHVSKGEAGINLTWDTTIFENGDIDDSVMVMVCHPMQKKASSYLNAARRADGGCFLPLNRDWKMAEQMEIYVCFKSANGKLISDSTYVGNLNGVTETIMQIAEREKYNRIQARFDLIAVQYQQKRMDYAEGLVESKAFRHLEKEYLVLKDKLAKLPGKLV; encoded by the coding sequence ATGGCGAAATTCATTGCAGGCCCTTTTGGGTACCCTTCCGGGAAAATAGGAAACTCAGTCTTTTATATGTTAAATGGACAATTAGTCTGTCGCGCGATCGGAAAGCCGGGGAAACCAAGCTTAAAACAACTGGCCAACCGTCAAGCAATGGCGGTAACGATGCAGCTGTTAAATCCAATGGCCGATTTTATCAATGTCAGCTTTAAACTGGAGGCAGAAGGAACATTTAAAAACCCGCATAATATAGCGACCTCCTACAATAAGAAAGCGGCTTTAACCGGTAGTTATCCCAATATTTCGGTTGATTATGCGAAAGTAGTCCTGAGTAAGGGAAGCCTGGAAATGGCAAAGCATCTCCATGTCAGCAAGGGCGAGGCTGGGATTAATCTAACATGGGATACTACGATTTTTGAAAATGGTGATATAGATGATTCGGTCATGGTGATGGTCTGCCATCCAATGCAAAAAAAGGCGAGTAGCTATTTAAATGCTGCTCGTAGGGCGGATGGAGGCTGCTTTCTCCCATTAAACAGGGATTGGAAAATGGCTGAACAGATGGAGATTTATGTCTGTTTTAAATCGGCTAATGGAAAGCTGATTTCCGACAGTACTTATGTGGGAAACTTGAACGGCGTTACCGAAACCATAATGCAAATAGCAGAAAGGGAAAAATACAACCGGATTCAGGCACGTTTTGACCTAATTGCCGTTCAATATCAGCAAAAAAGAATGGATTACGCGGAGGGACTCGTCGAATCTAAGGCCTTCCGGCATTTGGAAAAAGAATACCTGGTTTTAAAGGATAAGCTGGCAAAACTACCGGGGAAATTAGTCTAA
- a CDS encoding siderophore-interacting protein, whose protein sequence is MSIVTKWVGDAMERLLSSKYLPVKVCSIVDLNPEIRIICFSGDLSNTEFYPGDAVAFRVSDFEFRNYTLSVFNEEEGYFEVIFHLHGGGPGSDFATQLRVGEELKMIVPRGRKMLNTVQQHHFFFGDETSLGLMVLFAKAIVNNQQNYMGILELKPDNMAVINQLKLAVHGVLKSPENPAENAISYLENLHQDYTEAFSQGIFYLTGNASSIQKFRTALKSKGVLPKQIKTQAYWISR, encoded by the coding sequence ATGTCAATAGTAACTAAATGGGTTGGTGATGCGATGGAACGCTTGCTATCTTCAAAATATTTACCAGTTAAGGTGTGCTCGATTGTAGATTTGAATCCTGAAATCAGAATCATCTGCTTCTCCGGGGATCTCTCCAATACTGAATTCTATCCTGGAGATGCGGTGGCTTTCCGCGTCAGCGATTTTGAATTCCGAAATTATACACTGTCAGTATTCAACGAAGAAGAAGGATACTTTGAGGTCATCTTTCATTTGCATGGAGGCGGACCAGGAAGCGATTTTGCAACGCAGCTGAGGGTAGGTGAAGAACTGAAAATGATCGTTCCCAGAGGGAGAAAAATGCTGAATACAGTGCAGCAGCATCATTTCTTTTTTGGTGATGAAACCAGCCTGGGGTTAATGGTACTCTTTGCAAAAGCAATTGTAAATAACCAGCAGAATTATATGGGTATTCTGGAGTTAAAACCTGATAACATGGCGGTGATTAATCAGTTAAAACTAGCTGTTCATGGGGTGTTAAAATCTCCCGAAAATCCTGCTGAAAATGCGATTTCTTATCTGGAAAACCTGCATCAGGACTATACTGAAGCATTTAGTCAGGGTATCTTTTACCTCACAGGTAATGCCTCCTCTATTCAAAAGTTTAGAACGGCATTGAAGTCTAAAGGGGTGCTGCCGAAACAGATTAAAACGCAGGCCTATTGGATCAGCCGATAA
- a CDS encoding lmo0937 family membrane protein — translation MGNLLYTIAVILVIIWAISFLGGYYTGGIIHILIVIAIIAVILGVIRRAS, via the coding sequence ATGGGAAATCTACTTTATACCATCGCAGTCATCCTCGTTATCATTTGGGCTATCAGTTTCTTAGGAGGCTACTATACTGGAGGAATCATTCATATCCTGATTGTAATTGCTATTATAGCGGTTATTTTGGGCGTGATCAGAAGGGCATCTTAA
- a CDS encoding quinone oxidoreductase family protein codes for MKSAVLNQYGESPKYTEVIDPIPNANEVLVKMVASSIKQIDKSKAAGKHYTKYPSLPAVVGLDGVASLEDGSAVYITGISGTMAEKALVIANSWVLVPEGLALPLAAALPNALIGSDAAMLYRGEFKQGDAIIINGATGATGRIAIQMAKNRGAKCVIALGRFASGLSELSDLGADILIDTAQPEEIFLSQLTETLKLHQPKVVLDYLWGRPAELILKVLHDTTSAKVKFVTVGEMAGATINLPSALLRSRKIELLGSGIGSISFTEVREYFAVELPQAYEWAAAGKVIMPLEIVSLADIESVWQREEKKGKRNVVIL; via the coding sequence ATGAAATCAGCAGTTTTAAATCAATACGGAGAAAGTCCTAAATACACAGAGGTGATTGATCCTATTCCCAATGCAAATGAAGTGTTGGTGAAAATGGTCGCTTCCTCCATAAAACAGATTGACAAGTCAAAAGCGGCAGGTAAACATTACACGAAATACCCATCTTTACCTGCTGTAGTGGGATTGGATGGAGTAGCCAGCCTGGAAGATGGGAGCGCAGTTTATATCACCGGCATTTCTGGAACAATGGCAGAAAAGGCGCTGGTAATTGCCAACAGCTGGGTGCTTGTGCCGGAAGGATTGGCATTGCCACTCGCAGCTGCTTTGCCTAATGCCTTAATCGGTTCAGATGCGGCGATGCTTTACCGCGGCGAATTTAAACAAGGAGATGCCATCATCATCAATGGCGCTACTGGGGCGACTGGCAGAATCGCTATTCAAATGGCTAAAAACCGCGGCGCTAAATGTGTGATTGCCTTAGGTAGGTTCGCTTCCGGACTTTCTGAACTGTCCGATTTGGGTGCAGACATTTTAATTGATACTGCACAGCCAGAAGAAATTTTCCTATCACAGCTTACTGAAACGCTAAAGCTGCATCAACCGAAAGTAGTACTTGATTATTTATGGGGGCGTCCCGCAGAGCTGATCCTTAAAGTTTTACATGATACCACTAGTGCTAAGGTGAAATTTGTGACGGTGGGAGAGATGGCTGGAGCTACAATAAACCTTCCTTCGGCACTATTGCGCAGCAGGAAAATAGAATTGCTGGGCTCAGGAATTGGTAGCATTTCCTTTACGGAAGTCCGGGAATATTTTGCAGTGGAATTACCTCAAGCTTATGAATGGGCTGCAGCAGGAAAAGTGATCATGCCTTTGGAAATTGTAAGTCTTGCTGATATAGAAAGTGTTTGGCAGCGCGAAGAGAAAAAGGGCAAAAGGAATGTGGTGATATTGTGA
- a CDS encoding AraC family transcriptional regulator, protein MNNSSSIPLYKLQERGIALFEVKKLDPALHNSSSHPAHRDDNHLMMYQESGCTRMMLDFQEITIEGPAIFCIFPGQVHCGLSTEGTLAWVIAVNPVGIQDSFRMVLMEASIQNPLVAIDAAASKIFKKSIQLLHTFDTQSDPDFEDYTKRSMLDVCLSLFVSQYQNQISSSAAPNLRTTIITREFRGLLLNSYRTMKSPSEYAAALNISTAYLNEAVKECAGYPVSYWIHQEVIMEAKRMLYYSDSNVKEIAYHLGYADPAYFIRLFTKVAGIPPLQFRKKHHR, encoded by the coding sequence ATGAATAATTCTTCCTCCATACCTTTATATAAACTCCAGGAAAGGGGAATTGCTTTGTTTGAAGTTAAAAAACTAGATCCTGCATTGCATAATTCGTCCTCGCATCCCGCACATCGGGACGATAACCATTTGATGATGTACCAGGAAAGTGGCTGTACCAGAATGATGTTGGATTTCCAGGAAATCACCATTGAAGGACCAGCGATTTTCTGCATATTTCCTGGGCAGGTACATTGTGGGCTTTCTACCGAAGGAACTCTTGCATGGGTAATCGCAGTAAATCCGGTAGGTATTCAGGATTCCTTTCGCATGGTTTTAATGGAAGCCAGTATCCAAAATCCGCTGGTCGCAATAGATGCAGCAGCATCTAAAATATTTAAAAAATCTATACAGTTACTCCACACGTTTGATACGCAGTCGGACCCGGATTTTGAGGACTATACCAAACGGTCTATGCTGGATGTTTGTCTTAGCCTATTCGTAAGTCAATATCAAAATCAAATTTCTTCCTCTGCTGCGCCTAATCTGCGGACAACCATCATTACCCGGGAATTCAGAGGTTTATTACTGAACAGTTACCGCACGATGAAAAGTCCATCTGAATATGCTGCTGCGTTAAACATATCGACCGCTTACCTGAATGAGGCAGTTAAAGAATGTGCCGGTTATCCGGTAAGTTATTGGATACATCAGGAAGTTATCATGGAGGCCAAAAGGATGCTCTATTATTCTGATAGCAATGTCAAAGAGATTGCCTATCATCTCGGCTATGCCGATCCTGCCTATTTTATTCGCCTGTTTACCAAAGTTGCCGGCATTCCTCCTTTACAATTTAGGAAAAAGCACCATCGATAG
- a CDS encoding class I SAM-dependent methyltransferase, which translates to MNESWNVADKNRWDTRYEESGFAYGKEPNIFFKEWLQKLTPGTILMPADGEGRNGVYAATLNWEVTACDLSEAGKLKALELAKEKQVSITYIVGDLEKLEFELVSFDIIALIYAHFSSDRKSMLHKKLQRYLKPGGLIIMEAFSKAHLDFNAIDPKVGGPKEIDMLFSIAEIKADFENYEPLLLEERIVELEEGKYHIGQGAVIRFVGRKPM; encoded by the coding sequence ATGAATGAATCATGGAATGTAGCCGATAAAAATAGGTGGGATACCCGTTATGAAGAAAGTGGATTTGCTTACGGAAAGGAGCCCAATATTTTTTTCAAAGAATGGCTGCAGAAATTAACACCAGGCACTATTCTGATGCCTGCTGATGGGGAAGGTCGCAATGGCGTGTACGCTGCGACATTAAATTGGGAGGTGACTGCATGTGATTTAAGTGAAGCAGGAAAATTAAAAGCCCTTGAACTGGCAAAAGAAAAACAGGTGTCCATTACTTACATTGTAGGAGATCTGGAAAAATTAGAGTTTGAGCTAGTATCGTTCGATATAATCGCTCTGATCTACGCGCATTTTTCCTCAGATCGAAAATCAATGCTCCATAAGAAATTACAGCGTTATCTTAAACCTGGTGGGCTGATTATCATGGAGGCTTTCAGTAAAGCACACCTGGATTTTAATGCGATAGATCCCAAAGTTGGCGGTCCTAAAGAAATAGATATGTTGTTTTCTATTGCAGAGATCAAGGCTGATTTTGAAAATTACGAGCCATTGCTGTTAGAAGAGCGTATCGTTGAGCTGGAAGAAGGAAAATATCATATTGGTCAGGGTGCTGTAATCCGCTTTGTAGGAAGAAAACCAATGTAG
- a CDS encoding RNA polymerase sigma factor, with protein MPKILQDDEKELLLQLRSGDQKAFNVLYQAYERKVYYHLKKLVHLPEIAAELHQDVFLKVWNKREYLDPERSFEGFLVHITKNCAIDFYRKAARDKQLTDQLALQMTELHDPITDSIALKETNHALEKAISKLPQQRGLVFRRIKMEHESYENAAWHFGVSVGTIKDHMAKALQFVRTEVINSKRFFLSVFMMSSLVEMLRRLFL; from the coding sequence ATGCCTAAAATCCTTCAAGATGATGAGAAAGAACTGCTGTTACAGCTAAGGTCTGGAGATCAAAAGGCATTTAATGTATTGTATCAGGCTTACGAACGGAAGGTTTATTATCACCTGAAAAAACTTGTACACCTTCCTGAAATTGCCGCGGAATTGCATCAGGATGTTTTTCTGAAAGTATGGAATAAGCGGGAATACCTGGATCCAGAGCGATCATTTGAAGGGTTCTTAGTCCATATCACCAAAAACTGCGCAATTGATTTTTATCGGAAAGCGGCAAGGGATAAGCAGCTGACAGATCAGCTGGCTTTACAGATGACTGAGCTTCATGATCCGATTACTGATAGCATCGCCTTAAAAGAAACTAATCATGCCTTAGAGAAAGCCATCAGCAAACTTCCCCAACAAAGAGGTCTCGTTTTTCGTCGCATAAAGATGGAACATGAAAGCTATGAGAATGCCGCCTGGCATTTTGGCGTTTCAGTAGGTACCATCAAAGACCATATGGCTAAAGCTTTACAGTTTGTGCGGACAGAAGTCATCAACTCAAAACGTTTTTTTCTGTCGGTTTTTATGATGAGCAGCCTCGTAGAAATGCTTAGAAGACTTTTCTTGTAG
- a CDS encoding helix-turn-helix domain-containing protein: METIPVRHLNDSVKEPAFSGSFDLVDMEAFLAGKDMVQELHRHSFFYILILEKGEGEHRIDFVTYPIENYSVFFMRPGQVHELVLKNGSTGYLLKFSPGFYTPLAVSAKEVLRKVSRRNFYQFNAAQMNRIKFILENIYKENKDQQERHREAIQSYLDIFFISLLRESDPVKSPGNNNDDYMQERLESFQELIALSATQFKQVSYYAEQLNLTTYQLNAITKTTLHKTCSELIIDHLLLEAKRYLLATTNQVNQIASQLGYEDVSYFVRFFKKHTGYSPEAFRKSFK; encoded by the coding sequence ATGGAAACTATTCCGGTAAGACACCTCAATGATTCAGTTAAAGAACCTGCTTTTTCCGGGAGTTTTGACCTAGTGGATATGGAGGCATTTCTGGCTGGGAAGGATATGGTACAAGAACTTCATCGGCATAGTTTCTTTTATATATTGATTTTAGAGAAAGGAGAAGGGGAGCATCGCATCGACTTTGTAACTTATCCAATCGAGAATTATTCCGTTTTCTTTATGCGTCCCGGACAAGTACATGAGCTGGTTTTAAAGAATGGCAGTACGGGCTATTTGCTGAAATTCAGCCCTGGTTTTTATACACCATTGGCAGTATCAGCTAAAGAGGTACTCAGGAAAGTAAGTCGCAGGAATTTCTATCAATTCAACGCAGCGCAGATGAACCGTATAAAGTTCATCCTGGAAAATATATATAAAGAAAATAAGGACCAGCAAGAAAGACATAGAGAAGCTATTCAGTCTTATCTGGATATTTTTTTTATTTCGCTTTTAAGGGAAAGCGATCCAGTTAAAAGCCCTGGCAATAACAATGATGATTACATGCAGGAGCGCCTGGAATCATTTCAGGAGCTGATTGCCCTTTCAGCAACTCAGTTTAAACAGGTCTCTTATTACGCTGAGCAATTGAACCTGACTACTTATCAGCTGAATGCCATCACAAAAACCACACTCCACAAAACTTGTTCAGAACTCATCATTGATCACTTGCTATTGGAAGCTAAAAGATACCTTTTAGCAACTACCAATCAAGTGAATCAAATCGCCTCCCAACTCGGTTATGAAGATGTTTCTTACTTCGTCAGGTTCTTTAAAAAGCATACTGGATACTCACCTGAAGCATTCAGAAAAAGCTTTAAATAA
- a CDS encoding serine hydrolase domain-containing protein, whose protein sequence is MLLFNVATKAQGTAVENQALIQDPIHKSNIGKIAFTAKPVKLTELGNAQFLNDYQLTNKSNLFITVFLGNTMTSYLKQLAPTLDSNTLLQSGNYQFSFYIDQKLVYQSNLLPGAPRSNEQNTFTVWTKPLIDNEHEGAYWSQSAWNRFMFNGGDSALSDGQHVLKIELRPYLKSTTLIVGNVIAAGTLNLVVNRKPLVDIGNLKLAPVKAYDGLPVSKASFDQDKIKTLKANVEAGVFKHITSVVVIKNGKILLEEYFNNANRDSLHDVRSVGKTFASTLTGIAIKDGLLKSENQTLGEFYDLKAYDHYSLKKLNTSIKDLLTMSADFDGDDSDGDSPGNEENMYPTEDWVKFTLDLPVDTVKYKGQWHYFTAGAMLVGSLLDKVVPEHLEKYADAKLFKPLNITNYKWQYTPQHVVNTAGGIRMNALDFAKFGQLYKNNGLWQGKQVLPKQWVEKSLSRQIQVTGRKDEYYGYLFWNKTYQLNGKAYETSYCAGNGGNKIFVFKDQPLVVVITATAYGTAYAHTQVDKMMEDYILPAVVGK, encoded by the coding sequence ATGCTACTTTTTAATGTTGCGACAAAAGCACAGGGGACAGCGGTTGAAAATCAGGCGTTAATCCAGGACCCTATTCACAAATCAAATATCGGGAAAATTGCTTTCACAGCTAAACCCGTCAAATTAACTGAACTAGGGAATGCGCAATTTCTGAATGATTATCAGCTGACCAACAAAAGCAATCTTTTTATTACCGTGTTTTTAGGAAATACCATGACTAGCTATTTAAAACAGCTTGCGCCAACCCTGGATTCAAATACCTTGCTGCAGTCGGGTAATTATCAATTCTCCTTTTACATAGATCAAAAATTAGTTTACCAGAGTAATCTACTACCTGGAGCACCGCGTAGTAACGAACAAAATACCTTCACAGTTTGGACTAAACCTTTAATCGATAACGAGCATGAAGGCGCCTATTGGAGCCAGTCGGCATGGAACCGATTCATGTTCAATGGGGGAGACAGCGCACTCAGTGATGGCCAGCATGTATTGAAAATAGAGCTCAGACCATATCTCAAATCGACCACCTTAATTGTAGGAAATGTAATCGCTGCTGGTACACTAAATTTGGTGGTCAACCGAAAGCCACTGGTAGATATTGGCAATTTAAAATTAGCTCCTGTAAAAGCTTATGATGGGCTTCCAGTCTCTAAAGCATCTTTTGATCAGGATAAAATCAAAACTTTAAAAGCAAATGTTGAAGCGGGAGTTTTTAAGCACATCACAAGTGTGGTAGTGATAAAAAATGGAAAAATCCTGCTGGAAGAATACTTTAACAATGCCAATCGCGATAGTCTTCACGACGTCCGTTCTGTGGGGAAAACTTTTGCTTCTACTTTAACCGGGATCGCTATAAAAGATGGATTATTGAAATCGGAAAATCAAACACTAGGAGAATTTTATGACCTCAAAGCTTACGATCATTATTCTCTAAAAAAATTAAATACTTCGATTAAAGATCTATTAACCATGAGCGCTGATTTTGATGGTGATGACAGTGACGGTGATTCACCGGGTAATGAAGAAAATATGTATCCTACGGAGGATTGGGTGAAATTTACACTGGACCTTCCTGTAGATACAGTTAAGTACAAAGGACAATGGCATTATTTTACTGCTGGTGCGATGTTAGTAGGTAGTTTACTGGATAAGGTGGTACCAGAACACCTCGAAAAATATGCAGACGCAAAGCTTTTCAAGCCTTTGAATATCACAAATTATAAGTGGCAGTACACCCCTCAGCATGTTGTAAACACGGCTGGTGGAATTCGTATGAATGCCTTGGATTTTGCTAAATTTGGACAACTGTATAAAAACAATGGACTTTGGCAAGGAAAACAAGTACTTCCAAAGCAATGGGTAGAAAAATCACTGAGCAGACAAATTCAGGTAACAGGGCGAAAAGATGAGTATTATGGTTACTTATTTTGGAACAAAACTTACCAGCTGAATGGAAAAGCGTATGAAACTTCGTATTGTGCTGGAAACGGAGGAAATAAGATTTTTGTCTTTAAAGACCAGCCATTGGTGGTAGTGATCACCGCGACAGCTTATGGAACTGCTTATGCACATACTCAGGTTGATAAAATGATGGAAGATTATATTTTGCCGGCAGTAGTTGGAAAGTAA
- a CDS encoding PAS domain-containing sensor histidine kinase has protein sequence MNGIQLLNKDQLISVLSQGKTATAIHIGEDAVIQVANQAMLDIWGKDSSVIGKGLEEALPELKGQPFAKMFKRVWQEGITLSGAETAADLRINGQVKTFYFDFEYRAIKDDSGQVICVLHLATDVTDRVMNRKIIQQVYAKEQALEREQALNEELSAANEELKAVNDELDQSQTELSLMNQLLEARVEARVKDLSKSELRYREISDELAAINEELNAANEEMMASNEELLEAKDHLQETFDQLEDKEIALRLTIEAANFGTWHIHSVTRAFVTSARLRELFGFHPDQEITIDDALAQITEEYRGYVQQKLENALSGDGDYDVSYPVIGFHDQKLRWLRAIGNLKADKSGDFSSFTGVVMDITPFKKDEQRKNDFIAMVSHELKTPLTSLNGYIQILQRRVNGIGNEFVHSSLVLAGKQVKKMTGMINGFLNVSRLESGKIVLSPTHFSLSDLVESTVEESRMIEDEKDMIFHGCDHLQVYADYDKISSVIANLISNAVKYAPLAKQIDVKCELIDEMAQVSVQDYGIGIQPQDIDKLFERYYRVKSDSHISGFGIGLYLSAEIIARHNGRIWVDSEPGKGSTFYFSLPLNGKA, from the coding sequence ATGAACGGGATACAACTCTTAAATAAGGATCAGCTCATTTCGGTTTTGAGTCAGGGCAAGACGGCAACCGCTATTCATATAGGTGAGGACGCAGTAATTCAGGTGGCAAATCAGGCCATGCTTGATATTTGGGGGAAAGACAGTTCTGTGATTGGAAAGGGCTTAGAAGAAGCGCTTCCTGAGCTTAAAGGACAGCCATTTGCCAAAATGTTTAAACGCGTATGGCAGGAGGGGATCACCCTTTCCGGGGCGGAAACCGCTGCGGACCTAAGAATAAATGGTCAGGTGAAAACTTTTTACTTTGATTTTGAATATCGAGCAATTAAGGACGATTCAGGTCAGGTCATTTGTGTGCTGCATCTGGCCACTGATGTGACGGATCGGGTGATGAACCGTAAGATTATACAGCAAGTATATGCCAAAGAGCAGGCATTGGAGAGAGAGCAGGCGCTTAATGAAGAATTGTCTGCGGCTAATGAAGAGTTGAAAGCGGTAAATGATGAACTGGATCAAAGTCAGACAGAACTTAGTCTGATGAATCAATTACTGGAGGCCAGGGTAGAAGCGAGGGTGAAAGACTTGTCTAAAAGTGAGTTGCGTTACCGCGAGATTTCGGATGAACTGGCCGCGATTAATGAAGAGTTAAATGCCGCTAATGAAGAAATGATGGCCTCCAATGAAGAACTTTTGGAAGCTAAAGATCATTTGCAGGAGACTTTTGATCAATTGGAAGATAAAGAGATTGCTTTACGGCTCACGATTGAAGCTGCTAATTTTGGTACCTGGCACATCCATTCTGTGACCAGAGCATTTGTGACTTCCGCTCGTCTCCGGGAGCTTTTTGGCTTTCATCCCGATCAGGAAATTACAATTGACGATGCCTTAGCGCAGATCACTGAAGAATACCGAGGGTATGTACAGCAAAAATTGGAAAATGCACTGAGTGGTGATGGGGATTATGATGTATCCTATCCCGTTATTGGATTTCATGATCAGAAACTCCGCTGGCTGAGGGCCATTGGGAATTTAAAAGCAGATAAATCTGGTGATTTTTCTTCCTTTACTGGGGTAGTCATGGACATTACTCCGTTTAAAAAGGATGAACAGCGTAAGAATGATTTTATTGCGATGGTGAGCCATGAGCTCAAAACACCGCTGACTTCACTGAATGGCTACATTCAAATTCTGCAGCGCAGGGTAAATGGTATTGGTAATGAGTTTGTCCATAGCTCTTTAGTACTGGCCGGTAAACAGGTGAAAAAAATGACCGGAATGATCAATGGTTTTCTAAATGTTTCCCGCCTGGAATCCGGAAAAATTGTACTTTCTCCAACACATTTTTCATTGAGTGATCTGGTAGAATCGACTGTCGAAGAAAGCAGAATGATAGAAGATGAGAAGGACATGATTTTTCATGGCTGCGATCATTTACAGGTTTATGCAGATTATGATAAAATTAGTAGTGTAATTGCCAATTTAATAAGTAATGCGGTTAAATATGCGCCCTTAGCTAAACAAATTGATGTCAAGTGCGAACTAATAGATGAAATGGCACAAGTGAGCGTTCAAGATTATGGAATCGGAATTCAGCCCCAGGATATTGACAAACTTTTTGAAAGATATTATCGTGTAAAAAGTGACAGTCATATTTCAGGTTTCGGGATCGGATTGTATTTGAGTGCAGAGATTATTGCGCGTCATAATGGTAGGATATGGGTAGATAGCGAACCAGGAAAGGGTTCTACATTCTATTTTAGTTTGCCTTTAAATGGTAAGGCTTAG